In Synechococcus sp. CC9616, the following are encoded in one genomic region:
- the stpA gene encoding glucosylglycerol 3-phosphatase: protein MKRLSPERLHDELADVDDLLIVQDLDGVCMQLVKDPLTRQMDPQYVEAAARLRGSFMVLTNGEHERRRGVNRLVERALGSKDRPGRDGLYLPGLAAGGVQFQDRFGDMSHPGVSVAEMDFLAAAPQRMESLLLERLPALLPEVDPTQLAQLAHQAVLDTEVSPTVNLNGLFGLIPNDLERQRQLQGLLEALMEQLLQEATQQGLDGSFFLHAAPNLGWDATGRERMKPSVAGDVGTTDIQFMLTGSLKEAGLLVLINRHIATRWGEAPLGKDFNVRTAPRTHQALMDLARAKIPQEKMPRLVGVGDTVTSTPAPDGQGWLRGGSDRGFLTLLKDLGQWCGQSNRVILVDSSHGEVDRPGLADETLAGISDPEDPLHLDVLMPSGPEGYIQWFIHLSERRSQRAAD, encoded by the coding sequence ATGAAAAGACTTTCACCTGAGCGTTTACACGACGAACTTGCTGATGTTGATGACCTGCTGATCGTGCAGGATCTGGACGGCGTCTGCATGCAGCTGGTCAAGGATCCGCTGACTCGGCAGATGGATCCCCAGTACGTCGAAGCGGCAGCACGCCTGCGTGGCAGCTTCATGGTGCTCACCAATGGAGAGCATGAGCGGCGCCGAGGGGTGAATCGACTGGTGGAGAGAGCACTGGGAAGCAAGGATCGCCCTGGTCGAGATGGGTTGTACCTTCCGGGATTGGCAGCAGGTGGCGTGCAGTTTCAGGATCGATTCGGCGACATGAGTCATCCCGGCGTGAGTGTCGCTGAAATGGATTTTCTCGCAGCAGCTCCACAACGGATGGAGTCGCTTCTGCTCGAGCGCTTGCCTGCCCTGCTGCCTGAGGTCGATCCAACCCAATTGGCGCAACTCGCGCATCAGGCCGTGTTGGACACCGAGGTGTCCCCAACGGTGAATCTCAATGGTTTATTTGGGCTGATCCCCAATGATCTGGAACGGCAGAGACAACTTCAAGGTTTGCTGGAAGCGCTGATGGAGCAACTGCTTCAAGAAGCGACGCAGCAGGGTCTGGACGGCTCATTTTTCTTACACGCAGCCCCGAATCTCGGCTGGGATGCCACCGGTCGTGAACGGATGAAACCGTCTGTGGCAGGTGATGTTGGCACCACGGATATTCAGTTCATGCTCACCGGTTCTCTCAAGGAAGCTGGTTTGCTGGTGCTGATCAATCGCCACATCGCAACGCGCTGGGGCGAGGCACCTCTCGGCAAGGATTTCAACGTGCGAACGGCGCCACGCACCCATCAAGCTCTGATGGACCTGGCCAGAGCAAAGATTCCACAAGAAAAGATGCCACGGTTGGTGGGTGTGGGAGACACGGTGACCTCCACTCCTGCGCCCGACGGGCAGGGGTGGCTGCGTGGCGGCAGCGACCGTGGCTTCCTCACCCTGTTGAAGGATCTTGGCCAATGGTGTGGTCAGAGCAACCGCGTGATTCTTGTGGACAGCAGTCACGGAGAGGTGGATCGCCCCGGCTTGGCTGATGAAACGCTGGCCGGGATCAGTGACCCTGAGGATCCTTTGCATCTCGATGTGCTGATGCCGTCTGGGCCGGAGGGCTACATCCAATGGTTTATTCACCTATCAGAGCGTCGCTCGCAGCGGGCTGCTGATTGA